Proteins from a single region of Argopecten irradians isolate NY chromosome 7, Ai_NY, whole genome shotgun sequence:
- the LOC138327384 gene encoding uncharacterized protein isoform X2 has translation MSEMAAEELDSDVDDIDITGYGQRSRKLKKSKSAWTKEEPKSLREEIEIEQAQAEFYQGILDVIIAHLDPEVETKDVDRIVLPPRVPNDVRKKLRKYRVEAKNIIEFIEDKIGDDCDDDKGNEDDKAESSFLASLMEKLCSAVKQDTISSKFKLPRVPIVDAERKERLKGYRKGGNEIVDSLKRLKTQRIDKITQTDFPEEPRKVTQTRVTEYIETKSAHNAPETKKKIKQRTRQTQTDFEDQIIGKASVISPTGQQTVTSASPKWTVLSSPDVIKNDVERKGQPLDLSKTVKGVQGQDFSQQQHQPDLPYPYQQNHHQQQPQHQHYHYHQQQEQQRNSNENVHGSRGAIHTEEEYSKNDNVQHNMHSGGEPRSGQGHHANRPDVGPHQYATHNVKSTPQRPTDMSKDEYINTMEAQILKLSCQVSLLESKLHESQRSLVITAYSNDAVLDRVSNIIQSQDREMTEEMSNLADRDRPIKLAELFVKLYDSEWVDIFQFETNEMKKPEQKAIADILEITQSIYETCIRLAKDQIEDWAEQIGTCERSELPKHLKSISKLKDDDLFEALKQTQLKHAKECMPFIRQEISSNEAFTSFYGPELASCEPFVFACVDVCWLMAVKEPPMYLDFSCKPGSKVNKDVYSSYTKTGNKMDFLVWPPVYIYEKGHLLYKGVLQPQ, from the exons ATGTCGGAAATGGCTGCTGAAGAGTTGGATAGTGACGTCGATGATATAGACATTACAGGGTATGGTCAACGGAGCAGGAAACTGAAGAAATCCAAATCAGCATG GACGAAAGAAGAACCCAAAAGCCTGCGAGAGGAAATAGAGATAGAACAGGCGCAGGCTGAGTTCTACCAAGGTATCCTAGACGTTATCATTGCTCACCTTGACCCGGAAGTGGAGACCAAGGATGTTGATAGGATTGTTCTACCACCGCGAGTACCGAATGACGTCAGAAAGAAGCTCCGGAAGTACAGGGTGGAGGCGAAGAATATCATAGAGTTTATTGAAGATAAAATAGG GGACGATTGTGATGACGATAAAGGAAATGAAGATGACAAAGCCGAATCCTCCTTTTTAGCGTCACTCATGGAGAAGCTGTGTTCCGCTGTGAAACAAGACACTATATCGTCTAAATTTAAGTTACCTCGTGTGCCTATTGTTGACGCGGAACGAAAAGAAAGGTTGAAAGGATACAGAAAAGGCGGGAACGAAATCGTGGATAGCCTGAAAAG GCTGAAGACGCAGAGGATAGATAAAATTACACAAACGGACTTTCCAGAGGAACCGAGAAAGGTTACTCAGACTAGAGTCACTGAGTACATTGAAACTAAGTCCGCACATAATGCtccagaaacaaagaaaaagatAAAACAGCGGACACGCCAGACTCAAACTGACTTTGAGGATCAAATCATTGGTAAAGCTTCTGTGATAAGTCCAACGGGACAGCAGACCGTCACATCAGCGTCACCTAAATGGACAGTTTTATCAAGTCCTGACGTGATAAAGAACGATGTAGAACGGAAAGGACAACCTCTTGATCTATCGAAGACTGTGAAAGGTGTGCAAGGTCAGGACTTCAGTCAACAACAACACCAGC ctGACTTACCATACCCATACCAACAAAaccaccaccaacaacaaccacaacatcaacattatcattatcatcagcAACAAGAACAACAACGAAATTCGAATGAAAACGTGCACGGAAGTCGTGGTGCTATACATACAGAAGAGGAATATAGTAAAAATGACAATGTCCAGCATAACATGCATTCTGGTGGAGAACCACGatcaggtcaaggtcaccacGCTAACAGGCCTGACGTCGGTCCGCACCAATATGCAACACATAACGTGAAGAGTACTCCACAAAGACCGACAGATATGTCAAAAGATGAatatataaacacaatggagGCTCAGATCCTTAAATTATCGTGCCAGGTTTCACTGTTAGAGAGCAAGCTTCATGAATCACAAAGGTCCCTTGTAATTACTGCATATTCCAACGACGCAGTTCTCGACAG AGTGAGTAACATCATTCAATCACAAGACCGAGAAATGACGGAAGAAATGTCGAACCTTGCCGACAGAGATCGACCTATCAAACTTGCAGAGCTGTTTGTGAAACTGTACGACAGTGAGTGGGTAGATATCTTCCAGTTTGAAACGAATGAGATGAAGAAACCCGAACAGAAGGCTATCGCTGATATTTTAGAAATCACTCAG agtATCTACGAAACATGCATAAGGTTGGCAAAGGACCAAATTGAGGACTGGGCTGAACAGATAGGCACGTGTGAACGATCAGAACTACCGAAG CACCTGAAAAGCATCAGTAAGCTGAAAGACGACGATTTATTCGAAGCTTTGAAACAGACTCAATTGAAACATGCTAAAGAGTGCATGCCATTTATCAGACAG GAGATTTCCTCTAATGAAGCGTTCACCTCGTTTTACGGTCCCGAGCTGGCCAGTTGTGAGCCTTTTGTGTTCGCGTGTGTAGATGTATGCTGGTTAATGGCAGTAAAAGAACCTCCCATGTACCTGGACTTCAGCTGTAAACCCGGGTCAAAGGTTAACAAGGACGTTTACTCTTCGTACACCAAGACAGGCAATAAGATGGACTTTCTTGTGTGGCCTCCAGTTTATATCTATGAGAAGGGACATCTTCTCTACAAAGGGGTTTTACAACCACAATAA
- the LOC138327384 gene encoding uncharacterized protein isoform X1, which produces MSEMAAEELDSDVDDIDITGYGQRSRKLKKSKSAWTKEEPKSLREEIEIEQAQAEFYQGILDVIIAHLDPEVETKDVDRIVLPPRVPNDVRKKLRKYRVEAKNIIEFIEDKIGDDCDDDKGNEDDKAESSFLASLMEKLCSAVKQDTISSKFKLPRVPIVDAERKERLKGYRKGGNEIVDSLKRLKTQRIDKITQTDFPEEPRKVTQTRVTEYIETKSAHNAPETKKKIKQRTRQTQTDFEDQIIGKASVISPTGQQTVTSASPKWTVLSSPDVIKNDVERKGQPLDLSKTVKGVQGQDFSQQQHQPDLPYPYQQNPHQQNQQQQQPDLPYPYQQNHHQQQPQHQHYHYHQQQEQQRNSNENVHGSRGAIHTEEEYSKNDNVQHNMHSGGEPRSGQGHHANRPDVGPHQYATHNVKSTPQRPTDMSKDEYINTMEAQILKLSCQVSLLESKLHESQRSLVITAYSNDAVLDRVSNIIQSQDREMTEEMSNLADRDRPIKLAELFVKLYDSEWVDIFQFETNEMKKPEQKAIADILEITQSIYETCIRLAKDQIEDWAEQIGTCERSELPKHLKSISKLKDDDLFEALKQTQLKHAKECMPFIRQEISSNEAFTSFYGPELASCEPFVFACVDVCWLMAVKEPPMYLDFSCKPGSKVNKDVYSSYTKTGNKMDFLVWPPVYIYEKGHLLYKGVLQPQ; this is translated from the exons ATGTCGGAAATGGCTGCTGAAGAGTTGGATAGTGACGTCGATGATATAGACATTACAGGGTATGGTCAACGGAGCAGGAAACTGAAGAAATCCAAATCAGCATG GACGAAAGAAGAACCCAAAAGCCTGCGAGAGGAAATAGAGATAGAACAGGCGCAGGCTGAGTTCTACCAAGGTATCCTAGACGTTATCATTGCTCACCTTGACCCGGAAGTGGAGACCAAGGATGTTGATAGGATTGTTCTACCACCGCGAGTACCGAATGACGTCAGAAAGAAGCTCCGGAAGTACAGGGTGGAGGCGAAGAATATCATAGAGTTTATTGAAGATAAAATAGG GGACGATTGTGATGACGATAAAGGAAATGAAGATGACAAAGCCGAATCCTCCTTTTTAGCGTCACTCATGGAGAAGCTGTGTTCCGCTGTGAAACAAGACACTATATCGTCTAAATTTAAGTTACCTCGTGTGCCTATTGTTGACGCGGAACGAAAAGAAAGGTTGAAAGGATACAGAAAAGGCGGGAACGAAATCGTGGATAGCCTGAAAAG GCTGAAGACGCAGAGGATAGATAAAATTACACAAACGGACTTTCCAGAGGAACCGAGAAAGGTTACTCAGACTAGAGTCACTGAGTACATTGAAACTAAGTCCGCACATAATGCtccagaaacaaagaaaaagatAAAACAGCGGACACGCCAGACTCAAACTGACTTTGAGGATCAAATCATTGGTAAAGCTTCTGTGATAAGTCCAACGGGACAGCAGACCGTCACATCAGCGTCACCTAAATGGACAGTTTTATCAAGTCCTGACGTGATAAAGAACGATGTAGAACGGAAAGGACAACCTCTTGATCTATCGAAGACTGTGAAAGGTGTGCAAGGTCAGGACTTCAGTCAACAACAACACCAGCCTGACTTACCATACCCATACCAACAAAACCCCCAccaacaaaaccaacaacaacaacagcctGACTTACCATACCCATACCAACAAAaccaccaccaacaacaaccacaacatcaacattatcattatcatcagcAACAAGAACAACAACGAAATTCGAATGAAAACGTGCACGGAAGTCGTGGTGCTATACATACAGAAGAGGAATATAGTAAAAATGACAATGTCCAGCATAACATGCATTCTGGTGGAGAACCACGatcaggtcaaggtcaccacGCTAACAGGCCTGACGTCGGTCCGCACCAATATGCAACACATAACGTGAAGAGTACTCCACAAAGACCGACAGATATGTCAAAAGATGAatatataaacacaatggagGCTCAGATCCTTAAATTATCGTGCCAGGTTTCACTGTTAGAGAGCAAGCTTCATGAATCACAAAGGTCCCTTGTAATTACTGCATATTCCAACGACGCAGTTCTCGACAG AGTGAGTAACATCATTCAATCACAAGACCGAGAAATGACGGAAGAAATGTCGAACCTTGCCGACAGAGATCGACCTATCAAACTTGCAGAGCTGTTTGTGAAACTGTACGACAGTGAGTGGGTAGATATCTTCCAGTTTGAAACGAATGAGATGAAGAAACCCGAACAGAAGGCTATCGCTGATATTTTAGAAATCACTCAG agtATCTACGAAACATGCATAAGGTTGGCAAAGGACCAAATTGAGGACTGGGCTGAACAGATAGGCACGTGTGAACGATCAGAACTACCGAAG CACCTGAAAAGCATCAGTAAGCTGAAAGACGACGATTTATTCGAAGCTTTGAAACAGACTCAATTGAAACATGCTAAAGAGTGCATGCCATTTATCAGACAG GAGATTTCCTCTAATGAAGCGTTCACCTCGTTTTACGGTCCCGAGCTGGCCAGTTGTGAGCCTTTTGTGTTCGCGTGTGTAGATGTATGCTGGTTAATGGCAGTAAAAGAACCTCCCATGTACCTGGACTTCAGCTGTAAACCCGGGTCAAAGGTTAACAAGGACGTTTACTCTTCGTACACCAAGACAGGCAATAAGATGGACTTTCTTGTGTGGCCTCCAGTTTATATCTATGAGAAGGGACATCTTCTCTACAAAGGGGTTTTACAACCACAATAA